The Microbacterium forte sequence GGCCACGGGCCGTGGCGTCCGAGAAGCTGACGGGAGCCGCGGCGGCCCACTCGGCGGATGCCGCCTCGAAGGCCGTCGGGTGGAGTCCGAGCTCGTACTGCGCCCAGCGGAGTCGTTCGGCGAAGTCGGCCATGCTCGCGAACCTCTTGGCGGGATCACGGTGCATCGCGGTCGCGAAGATCTCGTCGATGATCGGGGGGATTCCGTCGACGGGCACCGCCGTGTAACGCGCCTTGATGATCCGATCGGTGAGCTGATCGCGTGAATTGGAGCCGCGGTCCGCCCTCTCGAACGGGCTCCTTCCGGCGAGCAGCGTGTACAGGGTGGCGCCGAGGCTCCAGATCTCGCTCGGCACCGACCCGGAGACGCGCTCCTGCAGCACTTCGGGCGAGCTCCACGGCACCGACATCGCGATCGTCTCCCCGTCGCCCTCGTCGATCACGGCTGCGGCGATGCCGAAGTCGGCGAGCACGGGAGCCCCGAGGGAGTTGATGAGCACGTTCGACGGCTTGATGTCGCGATGCAGGAGCCCCGCCCGGTGCACCGTCTCGAGCGCACCGGCGATACGCACCCCGGTGTCGAGCACGTCCGCGAGCGCCAATGGCGCCTTCTTGTAGCGAGCGCTCATGGTGTCGGGGCAGTACTCCATGGCGAAGTACGGACGGCCGTCGGCAGAGATCGACGCCTGATAGATCGTCACGATCGAGGGGTGTGCGCTGAGCCTCGCGGAGATGTCGGCCTCGACGTTGAAGGTGCGCAGCACCTCGCGGTTCACCGCATCCGCCAGCAGCACCTTCACAGCGGCGACGCGACGCGGCATGTCCTGTTCATACAGGAAGACGTCGGCGAACCCACCGGAGCCCAGCGGGCGCACATAGCTGTACCCCGCCAGCGTCGGCGGTGTCGATGCCATGCGCGTGGCCACCCATGCTCCTCACGGTCGGATGGGAGACCGCGCTCTGCATTCGCCCTGCGCGCTGCGCTGGACGATCCCCCCGATCAACGAGTATATCGAGGGCATGGATGATCTCGAAGGCGGTCTGGGCCGATGCTGCTGGTCAGGCGCGCCAGCATCCCACCACATGGTCGTCGACCATGCCGGCCGACTGCATCAGGGCGTACATGGTGGTCGGCCCGACGAACCTGAAGCCTCGACGGCGCAGCTCTTTGCTCATCGCCGTCGACTCCGGCGTCACCGCCGGAACATCTGCGAAGGACGCGGGGCGGATGCCGGGCGCCGGCGCGAACGACCACATCAGCTCATCGAGCTCGCCCTCTGCCATCGAGCGGACGATACGCGCGTTGCCGATCGTGGCCTCGATCTTCGCCCGATTGCGGATGATCCCCGCATCCGCCATGAGGCGCTCCACGTCGGACTCATCGAACTCGGCGACCAGCTCAGGGACGAATCCGGCGAAGACCTCGCGGAAGCGGGGGCGCTTGCGGAGGATGGTGATCCACGAGAGCCCCGCCTGGAAACCCTCGAGCGCCATCTTCTCGAACAGCGCCCGATCCCCATGCAGGGGCGTGCCCCACTCTTCGTCGTGATACCGGCGGTATTCCGGGTCGTCGCCAACCCAGCCGCATCGCTCGCGTCGGTCGGGGCCGGCGATCAGTGACGTCATGTGTCCACGCTAGCCGTCGCCACGGACACCCGGGACGGATCGCTGCGCCGGCGCTCGCATGCCCTCAGAAGAAGATGTCCGGGGTCTGGGGTTGCGGCTGAGCGGCGGTTCGCGCGGTTCCGGATCCGAGCGCGTCGATGAAGGATGCCGAGAACGCGTCGAGTGCTTCAAGGGCCGCGACGGGCTCCTGTCGCTCGATGGCGTCGAGGGCGCCCGAAAGGAGGTCGCGGCGCGAAGTGCGATCCGCGTCGAGGTCCACGCCGTGACGACTCGCGGTCTGCGAGTCCACGAACAGCCGGAGGGGGTCGATGTGATCGCGGACGATCCTCGTGCCGAGGCGGCCGAGTTCCCGCGAGATGAGGTGTTCGGCGAGTTCGAGGTATCCGAGCAGTTCACAGGCGCCTTCGGCGAACCGAGGAGCCTGTTCGCGCATCGGCACGGGCGGGCCGCTGCACGTCTTCTCGACGATCAGGCGACCGACGACGTGAGCGCGCTCGACCATGTCGACGGACGACCATTCTGCGACGCGGGTCCCTGCGCTCGGCGACACCTGCACGAATCGCATGTCGACCAGTCTCTGCAGAGCCTCGCGCACCGGGGTGCGCGACACAGCCCAGGCATGGGCGAGCAGGTCGAGACGCAGCCGCTGCCCGGGAGGAAGACGGCCGCTCACGATCTCGGCGAGCAGTCGCTCGTAGGCGAGACCGCTGAGAAGCTGCGGCCTCAGCTGTTCCTCGAGGGAGCCCGTGGGCATGGTCTTGCCTTTCTCATGGTGCCGAACACCGGTGGGGGGGATCGTGCCGGATGCGCTGTGACAGTCACCAGCCAACCCGCCGGGCTCGGCTCTAGGACACCTTGTGACGTCAGATACGAATGTGGAGAGCCGACAACCAGTGGTCGCTGTGCGGCGATCAGTGCTCGGTGTTCGGTGCTCGGTGTTCGGTGTTCGGTGCTCGGTGCTCGGTATTGGGTGCCACGCAGTGGTGACAGCCACGTGATGATGAGTGTCACGCGAGGGAGGGTGTCACGCGAGGGAGGGTGTCACGTGACGGCGCGCGTCAACCGATGGGTTCCGGGCTCGTGTTCTACCGCTTCTACTCGAAGTTCATCGAGCGAAACGCGCTCAGATGCGAAGTGAGGTGCGGCGCACTCGAGCGGGTGACGGCAGGCTGAGTCGTGGGGTGCGCCACTGCTGGGCGGGATCCCACCATGCCGGTCCGCGCACTTGCGGGAGGCCGTCGTTCATGCGGATCTCCCACCCCGAGGTGCCGAGGGAGCGGTGGTGCCACCAGCACAACGGCACACCGTTATCGGTGTGCGTGGGGCCGCCCCTGGCGTGCTCGGTGACGTGGTGGATCTCGCACCATGAGGCGGGGACGTGGCATCCGGGGATCAGGCACTCTTTATCGCGGGCGATG is a genomic window containing:
- a CDS encoding DNA-3-methyladenine glycosylase I, with protein sequence MTSLIAGPDRRERCGWVGDDPEYRRYHDEEWGTPLHGDRALFEKMALEGFQAGLSWITILRKRPRFREVFAGFVPELVAEFDESDVERLMADAGIIRNRAKIEATIGNARIVRSMAEGELDELMWSFAPAPGIRPASFADVPAVTPESTAMSKELRRRGFRFVGPTTMYALMQSAGMVDDHVVGCWRA
- a CDS encoding GntR family transcriptional regulator; this translates as MPTGSLEEQLRPQLLSGLAYERLLAEIVSGRLPPGQRLRLDLLAHAWAVSRTPVREALQRLVDMRFVQVSPSAGTRVAEWSSVDMVERAHVVGRLIVEKTCSGPPVPMREQAPRFAEGACELLGYLELAEHLISRELGRLGTRIVRDHIDPLRLFVDSQTASRHGVDLDADRTSRRDLLSGALDAIERQEPVAALEALDAFSASFIDALGSGTARTAAQPQPQTPDIFF
- a CDS encoding serine/threonine-protein kinase, whose translation is MATRMASTPPTLAGYSYVRPLGSGGFADVFLYEQDMPRRVAAVKVLLADAVNREVLRTFNVEADISARLSAHPSIVTIYQASISADGRPYFAMEYCPDTMSARYKKAPLALADVLDTGVRIAGALETVHRAGLLHRDIKPSNVLINSLGAPVLADFGIAAAVIDEGDGETIAMSVPWSSPEVLQERVSGSVPSEIWSLGATLYTLLAGRSPFERADRGSNSRDQLTDRIIKARYTAVPVDGIPPIIDEIFATAMHRDPAKRFASMADFAERLRWAQYELGLHPTAFEAASAEWAAAAPVSFSDATARGPVITTVAPDSRRAERAARQQAMPRDRDDLPAARAKTRSPLVAGVIGALIGAAVLAAVGLGALHLTGVL